From a region of the Arachis ipaensis cultivar K30076 chromosome B09, Araip1.1, whole genome shotgun sequence genome:
- the LOC107618533 gene encoding transmembrane protein adipocyte-associated 1 homolog, giving the protein MPQSVLSASAANSSSSSSSEIPVLSGRFHDWVFECHGFWHNAVLIIASFLFVLYLALQSRNSFRKLSHGRSHIIISYYFSLWLVSLLNLAWSTFQVWECSPGKELAWNLLSLFTTSGMLFLEVSLLAFLFEGNNATGLEPLTRTFGISGIVVGFDILLKAIYLFAFGIPLFIDTNDSNHHTKWNLWVIHKLVLTVIYGFILFMYHSKWRERLPARPAFYKYVTILFIMNALALFACGLSGNGTAFGFWLYHVTVVCYHAFYLPLLYITFLADFFQEEDLHLENVYYSEMKDAGFFETDWE; this is encoded by the exons ATGCCGCAGTCGGTACTGTCAGCATCTGCagcaaattcttcttcttcgtcatCTTCTGAAATTCCAGTACTTTCTGGAAGGTTCCACGATTGGGTTTTCGAGTGCCACGGGTTCTGGCACAACGCGGTGCTGATAATCGCGTCGTTCTTGTTCGTTCTGTACTTGGCACTTCAATCTAGAAACAGCTTCCGGAAGCTCTCACATGGCCGCTCTCACATCATCATCTCCTATTACTTCTCCCTTTGGCTCGTTAGCTTGCTCAACCTTGCTTGGTCAACTTTTCAG GTATGGGAGTGTTCTCCTGGAAAAGAGCTGGCATGGAACTTGTTATCCTTGTTCACTACTTCAGGAATGCTGTTTCTTGAAGTGAGCCTGCTTGCCTTCTTATTTGAAGGGAATAATGCCACTGGCTTAGAACCATTGACAAGGACTTTTGGTATCTCGGGAATTGTTGTTGGATTTGATATATTGTTGAAG GCTATATATCTGTTTGCATTTGGGATCCCTTTGTTCATTGACACCAACGACAGTAATCACCACACGAAGTGGAACTTGTGGGTCATCCATAAGCTGGTGCTAACTGTTATTTATGGCTTCATATTGTTCATGTATCACTCCAAGTGGAGAGAGAGGTTACCTG CAAGACCTGCGTTTTACAAGTATGTTACCATCTTGTTCATCATGAATGCACTTGCACTGTTTGCTTGTGGCCTTAGTGGAAATGGCACTGCTTTTGGTTTCTG GTTGTACCATGTCACAGTTGTTTGTTACCATGCCTTTTATCTTCCACTTCTGTATATAACATTTCTGGCAGACTTCTTC CAGGAGGAAGATTTGCACTTGGAAAATGTTTATTACTCTGAAATGAAAGATGCTGGTTTCTTTGAAACCGATTGGGAGTGA